The following proteins come from a genomic window of Andrena cerasifolii isolate SP2316 chromosome 6, iyAndCera1_principal, whole genome shotgun sequence:
- the Picot gene encoding putative inorganic phosphate cotransporter protein picot isoform X3, producing MSKSKRSESGSSFDRDSTKQSGSRTWAPTTTTTTIALVGSRHVVTFMLFLGMANAYVMRTNMSVAIVAMVNHTAITEDHDIPTSECGYDNAVNESSAKSSSSDGEFVWDSTMQGYLLSSFFYGYVITQIPFGILAKRYGSKYFLGVGMLINSVFGLLVPMSARSGYYWLMVVRFIQGLGEGPIVPCTHAMLAKWIPPNERSRMGAFVYAGAQFGTVISMPLSGILSEYGFDGGWPSIFYVFGAVGTIWCVAFLLMVYEDPETHPRIAEDEKKYILSALWGSAGASSPPVPWRSIVSSLPFWAILIAHMGQNYGYETLMTELPTFMKQILHFDIKSNGTISSLPYLAMWIFSMVISHVADWMISNGRFTHTITRKIINSIGQFGPAIALVAASYTSCTSWLTVAILTVGVGLNGGIYSGFKVNHLDVSPRFAGVLMSFTNCLANLAGLLAPITAGYIIVGTPTQAKWRLVFMISAAVYVVCGIFYIIFGSGQRQAWDNPDKDEERHEKQGLENIKTITETQH from the exons CTCTGGTGGGGTCGCGTCACGTGGTGACTTTCATGCTATTCCTCGGCATGGCGAACGCCTATGTGATGAGAACCAACATGTCCGTGGCGATCGTCGCGATGGTGAATCACACCGCCATCACCGAGGACCACGATATCCCAACCAGCGAATGCGGCTACGACAACGCCGTTAACGAGTCCTCCGCGAAATCC AGCAGCAGCGACGGTGAATTCGTGTGGGATAGCACGATGCAGGGCTACCTGTTGAGCTCGTTCTTCTACGGGTATGTGATCACGCAGATACCCTTCGGGATTCTCGCGAAACGCTACGGGTCGAAGTACTTTCTCGGAGTCGGGATGCTGATCAACTCGGTGTTCGGACTGCTGGTGCCCATGTCCGCTCGTTCCGGATACTACTGGCTGATGGTCGTTCGATTCATTCAAGGCCTGGGAGAG GGTCCAATTGTGCCTTGCACGCACGCGATGCTGGCCAAATGGATACCGCCGAACGAACGCAGCAGGATGGGAGCCTTCGTGTACGCCG GTGCGCAGTTTGGTACGGTGATTTCGATGCCACTGAGTGGTATTCTGTCTGAGTACGGATTTGACGGCGGCTGGCCGTCGATATTTTACGTGTTTGGCGCGGTTGGAACGATCTGGTGCGTGGCGTTTCTCCTGATGGTCTACGAGGACCCAGAGACTCATCCCCGTATCGCCGAGGACGAGAAAAAGTACATATTGAGCGCTCTCTGGGGCAGCGCCGGAGCATCT TCTCCACCGGTACCGTGGCGTTCGATCGTCTCGTCGCTACCCTTCTGGGCAATCTTGATCGCGCACATGGGTCAAAACTACGGTTACGAGACGCTGATGACCGAGCTGCCGACCTTCATGAAGCAAATATTGCACTTCGACATCAAATCG AACGGCACCATCTCCTCGCTGCCGTACCTGGCCATGTGGATATTCTCCATGGTGATCTCTCACGTGGCCGATTGGATGATCTCTAACGGAAGATTCACTCATACGATCACGCGGAAAATCATCAATAGCATCGGTCAGTTCGGGCCTGCGATCGCGCTGGTAGCTGCCTCCTACACCTCCTGTACCTCGTGGTTGACGGTTGCCATCTTGACGGTCGGCGTAGGCTTGAACGGTGGTATTTACTCCGGTTTCAAAGTAAATCATCTGGACGTTTCCCCGAGATTTGCCGGGGTGCTTATGTCCTTTACCAATTGCTTGGCCAACCTCGCAGGCCTACTCGCGCCAATCACGGCCGGCTACATAATCGTCGGAACG CCGACGCAAGCCAAGTGGAGGCTCGTGTTCATGATTTCGGCGGCTGTTTACGTCGTCTGCGGCATCTTCTATATAATATTTGGCTCCGGACAGAGGCAAGCATGGGACAATccggacaaggacgaggagagGCACGAAAAGCAAGGCCTGGAGAACATAAAGACCATAACGGAGACGCAGCATTGA
- the LOC143369605 gene encoding T-cell immunomodulatory protein translates to MMRTERIIVCVFTVLAAVVKCSDITGAVFGDVLDGMPAAFGDFNSDELTDVFMLRKNATTVEIFLAAEQEPLLRPSSDLSCTFRHMVVGVVPGDFDGDVFMDVLVIAFDKKEQLSYGYVLWGGNGKLNCTSEDPPLIKMTGQPLALDHNGDMIIDLFGLDAQGKRTFWIFDQSRGPPRSVAMDPHDEYPPISQPHSNAYLDLNNDFLADLVVTTAKSFEIWLGVEQGFKFHQPIPFPYHITLDEKFTGVIGQTLYLDVELTGKMDLLLPLCFNDACTNSTIMMYSMNSNKWYNLQVNFLDSNNGLWGFVKPDGRRYTDTITLRGGDFNMDGYPDLLATLKSTTGKQKQSFLLENVACDSCVGFARKFQVKWQALNPFYNETAMAVFYDFYQDGILDVILVDVDKSVGTYRTAAFKNSLDYDANFVKVMVLTGRNNSMYPISPGSLGKKKRTYGTNLPGPSIAYRTTTQDGSPRNAIAAQLPQSAHFSLNLPYTTFGLGRTPNFVDGLTIGVSGKSREWPQIIPNSQMVVIPNPIGEPWRWKAQLFVTPSKLILLSAAALTGTCGLISIIIVALYWKERREDKIEKLQEAHRFHFDAM, encoded by the exons ATGATGCGGACCGAGAGGATAATTGTATGCGTGTTTACGGTGCTGGCTGCGGTGGTGAAATGCAGCGACATCACTGGAGCGGTTTTCGGGGATGTCCTCGACGGTATGCCTGCCGCCTTCGGAGATTTCAATTCCGACGAACTGACCGACGTGTTTATGCTACGCAAGAACGCTACCACCGTGGAGATTTTTCTGGCTGCGGAACAGGAGCCCCTTTTGCGACCCAGTTCGGATCTGAGCTGTACCTTTCGGCACATGGTCGTCGGCGTGGTACCGGGTGACTTTGACGGAGATGTGTTTATGGACGTCCTGGTGATCGCGTTCGACAAGAAAGAGCAACTGTCTTACGGTTACGTGCTATGGGGTGGGAATGGTAAATTGAACTGCACGAGCGAGGACCCCCCGTTGATAAAAATGACTGGTCAACCTCTGGCGCTGGATCACAACGGCGACATGATCATAGATCTGTTTGGGTTGGACGCGCAAGGTAAGAGGACCTTCTGGATATTTGATCAGAGCAGAGGGCCACCACGAAGCGTGGCTATGGATCCGCACGATGAATATCCCCCGATCAGTCAGCCCCACTCGAATGCCTATCTAGACTTGAACAATGACTTTCTGGCGGATCTGGTGGTGACCACGGCCAAATCCTTTGAGATTTGGCTGGGGGTCGAACAAGGCTTCAAATTTCACCAGCCCATCCCATTTCCATACCACATCACGTTGGACGAAAAGTTTACCGGCGTGATCGGACAGACGCTCTACCTAGACGTAGAGCTGACGGGCAAGATGGATTTGCTTCTGCCTCTCTGTTTCAACGATGCCTGCACCAATAGCACGATCATGATGTACTCGATGAACTCGAACAAGTGGTACAACTTGCAGGTGAACTTCTTGGACAGTAATAACGGTTTGTGGGGATTCGTGAAGCCAGACGGGCGACGATACACCGACACCATCACCCTTCGTGGGGGTGACTTCAACATGGATGGCTATCCAGATCTACTGGCTACCTTGAAATCTACTACTGGCAAGCAGAAACAGTCTTTCCTCTTGGAGAACGTCGCCTGCGACTCGTGCGTCGGCTTCGCTCGGAAATTCCAAGTCAAGTGGCAAGCGTTGAATCCGTTTTACAATGAAACCGCGATGGCGGTGTTTTACGACTTTTATCAGGATGGGATTCTGGACGTGATTCTGGTGGATGTTGACAAAAGTGTCGGCACGTATCGGACGGCGGCATTCAAGAACAGCCTCGACTATGACGCGAACTTTGTGAAGGTGATGGTACTGACGGGTCGCAACAACAGCATGTACCCGATCTCCCCGGGATCTCTCGGCAAGAAGAAACGCACCTACGGAACCAATCTGCCTGGCCCATCGATAGCCTACAGGACTACCACGCAAGACGGTAGCCCGCGCAACGCGATCGCCGCCCAGCTCCCTCAGAGCGCACACTTCTCCTTGAATTTACCCTACACAACGTTTGGTCTCGGCAGGACGCCCAACTTTGTGGATGGTCTCACCATTGGG GTAAGCGGCAAATCACGAGAATGGCCGCAGATAATTCCAAATTCTCAGATGGTAGTGATTCCAAATCCGATCGGGGAACCTTGGCGATGGAAGGCGCAACTGTTTGTCACCCCCAGCAAGCTGATTCTATTGAGCGCCGCCGCCTTGACAGGCACTTGTGGCTTAATATCCATAATCATTGTCGCCCTGTACTGGAAGGAACGACGGGAAGATAAAATCGAGAAGCTACAGGAAGCGCACAGATTTCATTTTGACGCGATGTAA
- the Picot gene encoding putative inorganic phosphate cotransporter protein picot isoform X2, producing MSSNGRANGESRGRNGHVLVWEQSGLEEEDRPAHKRRTLVGSRHVVTFMLFLGMANAYVMRTNMSVAIVAMVNHTAITEDHDIPTSECGYDNAVNESSAKSSSSDGEFVWDSTMQGYLLSSFFYGYVITQIPFGILAKRYGSKYFLGVGMLINSVFGLLVPMSARSGYYWLMVVRFIQGLGEGPIVPCTHAMLAKWIPPNERSRMGAFVYAGAQFGTVISMPLSGILSEYGFDGGWPSIFYVFGAVGTIWCVAFLLMVYEDPETHPRIAEDEKKYILSALWGSAGASSPPVPWRSIVSSLPFWAILIAHMGQNYGYETLMTELPTFMKQILHFDIKSNGTISSLPYLAMWIFSMVISHVADWMISNGRFTHTITRKIINSIGQFGPAIALVAASYTSCTSWLTVAILTVGVGLNGGIYSGFKVNHLDVSPRFAGVLMSFTNCLANLAGLLAPITAGYIIVGTPTQAKWRLVFMISAAVYVVCGIFYIIFGSGQRQAWDNPDKDEERHEKQGLENIKTITETQH from the exons GGACAGACCTGCGCATAAACGGAGAA CTCTGGTGGGGTCGCGTCACGTGGTGACTTTCATGCTATTCCTCGGCATGGCGAACGCCTATGTGATGAGAACCAACATGTCCGTGGCGATCGTCGCGATGGTGAATCACACCGCCATCACCGAGGACCACGATATCCCAACCAGCGAATGCGGCTACGACAACGCCGTTAACGAGTCCTCCGCGAAATCC AGCAGCAGCGACGGTGAATTCGTGTGGGATAGCACGATGCAGGGCTACCTGTTGAGCTCGTTCTTCTACGGGTATGTGATCACGCAGATACCCTTCGGGATTCTCGCGAAACGCTACGGGTCGAAGTACTTTCTCGGAGTCGGGATGCTGATCAACTCGGTGTTCGGACTGCTGGTGCCCATGTCCGCTCGTTCCGGATACTACTGGCTGATGGTCGTTCGATTCATTCAAGGCCTGGGAGAG GGTCCAATTGTGCCTTGCACGCACGCGATGCTGGCCAAATGGATACCGCCGAACGAACGCAGCAGGATGGGAGCCTTCGTGTACGCCG GTGCGCAGTTTGGTACGGTGATTTCGATGCCACTGAGTGGTATTCTGTCTGAGTACGGATTTGACGGCGGCTGGCCGTCGATATTTTACGTGTTTGGCGCGGTTGGAACGATCTGGTGCGTGGCGTTTCTCCTGATGGTCTACGAGGACCCAGAGACTCATCCCCGTATCGCCGAGGACGAGAAAAAGTACATATTGAGCGCTCTCTGGGGCAGCGCCGGAGCATCT TCTCCACCGGTACCGTGGCGTTCGATCGTCTCGTCGCTACCCTTCTGGGCAATCTTGATCGCGCACATGGGTCAAAACTACGGTTACGAGACGCTGATGACCGAGCTGCCGACCTTCATGAAGCAAATATTGCACTTCGACATCAAATCG AACGGCACCATCTCCTCGCTGCCGTACCTGGCCATGTGGATATTCTCCATGGTGATCTCTCACGTGGCCGATTGGATGATCTCTAACGGAAGATTCACTCATACGATCACGCGGAAAATCATCAATAGCATCGGTCAGTTCGGGCCTGCGATCGCGCTGGTAGCTGCCTCCTACACCTCCTGTACCTCGTGGTTGACGGTTGCCATCTTGACGGTCGGCGTAGGCTTGAACGGTGGTATTTACTCCGGTTTCAAAGTAAATCATCTGGACGTTTCCCCGAGATTTGCCGGGGTGCTTATGTCCTTTACCAATTGCTTGGCCAACCTCGCAGGCCTACTCGCGCCAATCACGGCCGGCTACATAATCGTCGGAACG CCGACGCAAGCCAAGTGGAGGCTCGTGTTCATGATTTCGGCGGCTGTTTACGTCGTCTGCGGCATCTTCTATATAATATTTGGCTCCGGACAGAGGCAAGCATGGGACAATccggacaaggacgaggagagGCACGAAAAGCAAGGCCTGGAGAACATAAAGACCATAACGGAGACGCAGCATTGA
- the Picot gene encoding putative inorganic phosphate cotransporter protein picot isoform X4 codes for MPENNGTTLQHRKSEIKRPEIFEAEVPLPTALVGSRHVVTFMLFLGMANAYVMRTNMSVAIVAMVNHTAITEDHDIPTSECGYDNAVNESSAKSSSSDGEFVWDSTMQGYLLSSFFYGYVITQIPFGILAKRYGSKYFLGVGMLINSVFGLLVPMSARSGYYWLMVVRFIQGLGEGPIVPCTHAMLAKWIPPNERSRMGAFVYAGAQFGTVISMPLSGILSEYGFDGGWPSIFYVFGAVGTIWCVAFLLMVYEDPETHPRIAEDEKKYILSALWGSAGASSPPVPWRSIVSSLPFWAILIAHMGQNYGYETLMTELPTFMKQILHFDIKSNGTISSLPYLAMWIFSMVISHVADWMISNGRFTHTITRKIINSIGQFGPAIALVAASYTSCTSWLTVAILTVGVGLNGGIYSGFKVNHLDVSPRFAGVLMSFTNCLANLAGLLAPITAGYIIVGTPTQAKWRLVFMISAAVYVVCGIFYIIFGSGQRQAWDNPDKDEERHEKQGLENIKTITETQH; via the exons CTCTGGTGGGGTCGCGTCACGTGGTGACTTTCATGCTATTCCTCGGCATGGCGAACGCCTATGTGATGAGAACCAACATGTCCGTGGCGATCGTCGCGATGGTGAATCACACCGCCATCACCGAGGACCACGATATCCCAACCAGCGAATGCGGCTACGACAACGCCGTTAACGAGTCCTCCGCGAAATCC AGCAGCAGCGACGGTGAATTCGTGTGGGATAGCACGATGCAGGGCTACCTGTTGAGCTCGTTCTTCTACGGGTATGTGATCACGCAGATACCCTTCGGGATTCTCGCGAAACGCTACGGGTCGAAGTACTTTCTCGGAGTCGGGATGCTGATCAACTCGGTGTTCGGACTGCTGGTGCCCATGTCCGCTCGTTCCGGATACTACTGGCTGATGGTCGTTCGATTCATTCAAGGCCTGGGAGAG GGTCCAATTGTGCCTTGCACGCACGCGATGCTGGCCAAATGGATACCGCCGAACGAACGCAGCAGGATGGGAGCCTTCGTGTACGCCG GTGCGCAGTTTGGTACGGTGATTTCGATGCCACTGAGTGGTATTCTGTCTGAGTACGGATTTGACGGCGGCTGGCCGTCGATATTTTACGTGTTTGGCGCGGTTGGAACGATCTGGTGCGTGGCGTTTCTCCTGATGGTCTACGAGGACCCAGAGACTCATCCCCGTATCGCCGAGGACGAGAAAAAGTACATATTGAGCGCTCTCTGGGGCAGCGCCGGAGCATCT TCTCCACCGGTACCGTGGCGTTCGATCGTCTCGTCGCTACCCTTCTGGGCAATCTTGATCGCGCACATGGGTCAAAACTACGGTTACGAGACGCTGATGACCGAGCTGCCGACCTTCATGAAGCAAATATTGCACTTCGACATCAAATCG AACGGCACCATCTCCTCGCTGCCGTACCTGGCCATGTGGATATTCTCCATGGTGATCTCTCACGTGGCCGATTGGATGATCTCTAACGGAAGATTCACTCATACGATCACGCGGAAAATCATCAATAGCATCGGTCAGTTCGGGCCTGCGATCGCGCTGGTAGCTGCCTCCTACACCTCCTGTACCTCGTGGTTGACGGTTGCCATCTTGACGGTCGGCGTAGGCTTGAACGGTGGTATTTACTCCGGTTTCAAAGTAAATCATCTGGACGTTTCCCCGAGATTTGCCGGGGTGCTTATGTCCTTTACCAATTGCTTGGCCAACCTCGCAGGCCTACTCGCGCCAATCACGGCCGGCTACATAATCGTCGGAACG CCGACGCAAGCCAAGTGGAGGCTCGTGTTCATGATTTCGGCGGCTGTTTACGTCGTCTGCGGCATCTTCTATATAATATTTGGCTCCGGACAGAGGCAAGCATGGGACAATccggacaaggacgaggagagGCACGAAAAGCAAGGCCTGGAGAACATAAAGACCATAACGGAGACGCAGCATTGA